Proteins encoded within one genomic window of Brachybacterium sp. P6-10-X1:
- a CDS encoding DUF3870 domain-containing protein yields MARTIYLTGESKAPSNNPITEQWGLFFIGLIVDTETHVIEKVDCTATLTLTVEFVRELLVGRSLLEDDSLVESITDRYHGSSQRALATAVRNAAAKYRDLSAGPTA; encoded by the coding sequence ATGGCACGCACCATCTACCTCACCGGCGAGTCCAAGGCGCCCAGCAACAATCCGATCACGGAGCAATGGGGGCTGTTCTTCATCGGCCTCATCGTCGATACTGAGACCCACGTCATCGAGAAGGTGGACTGCACCGCCACTCTGACGCTCACCGTCGAGTTCGTCCGCGAGCTGCTGGTGGGGCGTTCCCTCCTCGAGGACGACTCCCTGGTGGAGTCGATCACCGACAGGTACCACGGGTCCTCGCAGAGGGCGCTCGCCACGGCAGTGCGCAACGCCGCTGCGAAGTACCGCGACTTGTCGGCCGGCCCCACCGCATAA
- a CDS encoding NAD-dependent succinate-semialdehyde dehydrogenase, which translates to MAGPSALPEITDQRISDLLERVPRSSFVDGAFLGGNPSLPVLDPAAGTALTTVVDADATTVGARALDAAVAAQDDWAATLPRERSDILRRAYELCHERADDLALAMTLEMGKPLAEAYGEVTYGAEFLRWFSEEAVRQPGRFRHAPSAEAAVLTVPHPVGPTLLITPWNFPLSMGTRKIGPALAAGCTVVLKPAQKTPLTSLLLMEILAEAGVPAGVVNCVVTSDSKALSSTLMADPRLRKVSFTGSTGVGRTLLSQASEHVLKSSMELGGNAPFLVLPSADVEVAVTAAMLGKYRNNGEACTAANRFYVHASVAEDFTRRLVEETEKLVVGPGTEADTTLGPLIDEAGLAKVEDLVADALERGARVLTGGKRLDREGFFYAPTVLADVPREARVNREEIFGPVAPIIVLDDVDEMVAAANDTEFGLMAYAMGENLTETADVAGRIESGMVAVNVGVASDPSAPFGGVKESGLGREGSHEGLAEFLETTYVRLPL; encoded by the coding sequence ATGGCCGGCCCGTCCGCTCTCCCCGAGATCACCGATCAGCGCATCTCCGACCTGCTGGAGCGCGTGCCGCGCAGCTCCTTCGTCGACGGTGCCTTTCTGGGTGGGAACCCGTCGCTCCCGGTGCTCGATCCCGCGGCTGGCACCGCGCTGACCACCGTGGTCGACGCGGACGCCACCACCGTCGGCGCCCGGGCGCTGGACGCCGCCGTCGCCGCGCAGGACGACTGGGCGGCGACCCTCCCCCGCGAGCGCTCGGACATCCTGCGCCGCGCCTACGAGCTGTGCCACGAGCGGGCCGACGATCTCGCCCTGGCCATGACCCTCGAGATGGGCAAGCCGTTGGCAGAGGCCTACGGCGAGGTCACCTACGGTGCGGAGTTCCTGCGCTGGTTCAGCGAGGAGGCGGTGCGCCAGCCCGGGCGCTTCCGCCATGCCCCGTCGGCCGAGGCCGCCGTCCTCACCGTGCCCCACCCTGTCGGCCCGACACTGCTGATCACGCCGTGGAACTTCCCGCTGTCGATGGGCACGCGCAAGATCGGCCCAGCCCTCGCGGCCGGCTGCACCGTCGTGCTCAAGCCCGCCCAGAAGACCCCGCTGACCTCCCTGCTGCTGATGGAGATCCTGGCCGAGGCCGGGGTGCCCGCCGGGGTGGTCAACTGCGTGGTGACCTCCGATTCGAAGGCCCTGAGCTCCACGCTGATGGCCGATCCGCGGCTGCGGAAGGTCTCCTTCACCGGCTCCACCGGCGTGGGCAGGACCCTGCTGTCGCAGGCCTCCGAGCACGTGCTGAAGTCCTCGATGGAGCTGGGCGGCAACGCCCCCTTCCTGGTGCTGCCCTCGGCGGACGTCGAGGTCGCCGTGACCGCGGCGATGCTCGGGAAGTACCGCAACAACGGCGAGGCGTGCACCGCCGCGAACCGCTTCTACGTCCACGCCTCCGTCGCCGAGGACTTCACGCGGCGCCTGGTGGAGGAGACCGAGAAGCTCGTGGTCGGCCCCGGCACCGAGGCGGACACCACCCTCGGACCGCTGATCGACGAGGCCGGCCTCGCCAAGGTCGAGGACCTCGTCGCGGACGCCCTCGAGCGGGGCGCGAGGGTCCTCACCGGTGGGAAGCGCCTGGACCGGGAGGGCTTCTTCTACGCCCCGACGGTCCTGGCCGATGTGCCGCGCGAGGCCCGCGTGAACCGCGAGGAGATCTTCGGACCGGTCGCGCCGATCATCGTGCTCGACGACGTCGACGAGATGGTCGCCGCCGCCAACGACACGGAGTTCGGGCTGATGGCCTACGCGATGGGCGAGAACCTCACCGAGACCGCGGACGTCGCCGGCCGGATCGAGTCCGGCATGGTCGCGGTGAACGTGGGCGTCGCCTCGGACCCGTCGGCCCCCTTCGGCGGCGTCAAGGAATCGGGCCTGGGCCGCGAGGGCTCCCACGAAGGGCTCGCCGAGTTCCTCGAGACCACCTACGTGCGCCTGCCGCTGTGA
- a CDS encoding NAD(P)/FAD-dependent oxidoreductase has translation MTAQTSSALSELSVDVLVIGWGKGGKTLAATLGAAGTRVAMVEQFDQMHGGTCINIGCVPTKTLVHDAEQRREEDDAQQFWARSVGRRDTVVRSMREVNHAMLADLDAVTLIDGRARFTGERTVEVTGGEDALTVTAPVVVVNTGATPVRPELAGIDSPRVHDSTSLQHVDPLPGRLVVIGAGPVGLEFASMFAGFGAEVTVANRRERLLPGEDEEVAAEVTDVLEDAGVQILHGASAERIEDGPDAATVVVRHDGDEQRLEAEAVLLATGRRPATEDLGLETAGIDVDARGAIVVDEHLRTSAPGVYAIGDVHGGAQQTYLSLDDFRIVLSQLQGDGRRTTTDRVAVPTTTFLSPPLAAVGLTLDEALAAGHEVLVATQKVASIKAMPRPKTVGDPRGLVMFVVDARSDQILGARLLHVDAQEVINLVALAMRTGTTATQLSSGIWTHPSSAESLNETLGKLVPVQR, from the coding sequence ATGACTGCACAGACCTCGTCCGCGCTCTCCGAGCTGTCCGTCGACGTCCTGGTGATCGGCTGGGGCAAGGGCGGCAAGACCCTCGCCGCCACGCTCGGCGCCGCCGGCACCCGCGTGGCCATGGTCGAGCAGTTCGACCAGATGCACGGCGGCACCTGCATCAACATCGGCTGCGTGCCCACCAAGACTCTCGTCCACGACGCCGAACAGCGCCGCGAGGAGGACGACGCCCAGCAGTTCTGGGCCCGCTCCGTCGGCCGCCGCGACACCGTCGTCAGATCGATGCGCGAGGTCAACCACGCGATGCTTGCCGACCTCGACGCCGTCACCCTGATCGATGGCCGCGCCCGCTTCACCGGTGAGCGCACCGTCGAGGTCACCGGCGGCGAGGACGCGCTCACGGTGACCGCGCCCGTGGTCGTGGTGAACACCGGCGCCACCCCGGTCCGTCCCGAGCTGGCGGGGATCGACTCACCACGGGTGCACGACTCCACCTCGCTGCAGCACGTCGACCCGCTGCCGGGTCGCCTGGTGGTGATCGGCGCAGGGCCCGTCGGCCTGGAGTTCGCCTCGATGTTCGCGGGCTTCGGGGCCGAGGTGACCGTGGCGAACCGCCGGGAGCGGCTGCTGCCCGGCGAGGACGAGGAGGTCGCCGCCGAGGTGACCGACGTGCTCGAGGACGCCGGTGTGCAGATCCTGCACGGGGCGTCGGCCGAGCGGATCGAGGACGGACCCGACGCCGCCACCGTCGTGGTGCGCCACGACGGTGACGAGCAGCGCCTGGAGGCCGAGGCGGTGCTGCTGGCGACCGGTCGCCGCCCCGCCACCGAGGACCTCGGGCTCGAGACAGCGGGGATCGACGTCGATGCCCGCGGGGCGATCGTGGTCGACGAGCACCTGCGCACCAGCGCCCCGGGGGTGTATGCGATCGGCGACGTCCACGGCGGGGCGCAGCAGACCTACCTGTCCCTGGACGACTTCCGCATCGTGCTCTCCCAGCTGCAGGGGGACGGGCGGCGCACCACCACCGACCGCGTCGCCGTGCCCACCACGACCTTCCTGTCCCCGCCGCTGGCGGCCGTCGGCCTCACCCTCGACGAGGCGCTCGCCGCCGGGCACGAGGTGCTGGTCGCGACGCAGAAGGTCGCCTCGATCAAGGCGATGCCGCGCCCGAAGACCGTCGGCGACCCCCGCGGCCTGGTGATGTTCGTGGTCGATGCGCGGTCCGATCAGATCCTCGGGGCGCGGCTGCTGCACGTCGACGCCCAGGAGGTCATCAACCTGGTGGCGCTCGCGATGCGCACCGGCACCACGGCGACGCAGCTCAGCAGCGGGATCTGGACCCACCCGTCCTCGGCGGAGTCCCTCAACGAGACCCTGGGGAAGCTGGTGCCCGTCCAGCGGTGA
- a CDS encoding FAD-dependent monooxygenase produces MSDPDRTPVLIVGAGPTGMTAALTLIRSGVPCRIIDRRSAPGNSSRALGLQARSMELLAGFGVAEEIEQVSYRLRGSSIMRGHRSLVDMAWEPPESPFPHTYVLPQAGLEAILRRHLTEAGVQIERGVEATDVRSGPDGARVRTTDGHELSADWVLGADGARSSIRESVGIPFPDRDTGETYYLADATLDLPRRLGDGAMWLGPQGPLMLMRLPGDDRLWRLFIDVSDRAREIALPEPDADLLGRELEQRAMAGIVVDSVQWTSIFRTRIGLADSYRSGRALLAGDAAHVFPPFGGQGMNLGIQDAVGAAWRLASIVHGADEQLLDAYEHERRPVAASVIRDVESRRRLYALRHPVARAGRDLLLAAAGRSRSAARAASVQNAQLAISYRDRTPGGDRGPSPRPGDRAPHAMLGDVSLHELFGPDHATLLLFGEHAAPPRPDGLRMRTLAVDAGTDPDGIAARRYGVDPGERAWVLVRPDGHVEARGTGTPTTLTAGRAPASPGSR; encoded by the coding sequence ATGAGCGACCCCGACCGCACGCCGGTCCTCATCGTCGGCGCAGGCCCGACCGGGATGACCGCCGCCCTGACGCTGATCCGTTCCGGAGTGCCGTGCCGCATCATCGACCGGCGCAGCGCCCCCGGGAACAGCTCCCGGGCGCTGGGCCTGCAGGCCCGCTCGATGGAGCTGCTCGCGGGCTTCGGCGTCGCCGAGGAGATCGAGCAGGTCTCGTACCGGCTGCGCGGGTCCAGCATCATGCGCGGTCATCGCTCTCTCGTCGACATGGCCTGGGAGCCGCCCGAGAGCCCATTCCCCCACACCTATGTCCTCCCGCAGGCGGGCCTCGAGGCGATCCTGCGCCGGCACCTCACCGAGGCAGGCGTGCAGATCGAGCGCGGCGTCGAGGCCACCGACGTCCGCAGCGGCCCGGACGGCGCGAGAGTCCGGACCACCGATGGCCATGAGCTCTCCGCGGACTGGGTCCTCGGGGCCGACGGGGCCCGCAGCAGCATCCGGGAGAGCGTCGGGATCCCCTTCCCCGATCGGGACACCGGGGAGACCTATTACCTGGCCGACGCGACCCTCGACCTTCCTCGTCGTCTCGGCGACGGGGCGATGTGGCTGGGGCCGCAGGGGCCGCTCATGCTGATGCGGCTGCCGGGTGATGATCGGCTGTGGCGGTTGTTCATCGACGTCAGCGACAGGGCGCGCGAGATCGCGCTGCCCGAGCCGGACGCCGACCTGCTCGGCCGGGAGCTCGAGCAGCGCGCCATGGCCGGGATCGTGGTGGACTCGGTGCAGTGGACGTCGATCTTCCGCACCCGGATCGGCCTGGCGGACTCCTACCGGTCGGGCCGGGCGCTTCTGGCCGGCGATGCCGCGCACGTGTTCCCCCCGTTCGGCGGGCAGGGCATGAATCTCGGCATCCAGGACGCCGTCGGCGCCGCATGGCGGCTGGCCAGCATCGTCCACGGTGCCGACGAGCAGCTGCTGGACGCCTACGAGCACGAGCGCAGACCGGTGGCGGCATCGGTGATCCGCGACGTGGAGTCACGGCGCCGGCTGTATGCGCTGCGCCACCCCGTGGCCCGGGCGGGACGGGATCTGCTGCTCGCGGCGGCGGGCCGCAGCCGGTCGGCGGCGCGCGCCGCCAGTGTGCAGAACGCGCAGCTGGCCATCAGCTACCGCGATCGCACCCCGGGCGGGGACCGGGGTCCGTCCCCGCGCCCCGGCGACCGGGCGCCGCACGCGATGCTCGGCGACGTCTCCCTGCATGAGCTGTTCGGGCCGGATCACGCCACCCTGCTGCTGTTCGGCGAGCACGCTGCCCCGCCGCGTCCTGACGGGCTGCGGATGCGGACGCTCGCCGTGGACGCGGGCACCGATCCGGACGGAATCGCCGCGCGCCGCTACGGTGTCGACCCCGGCGAGCGCGCGTGGGTGCTGGTGCGGCCCGACGGGCACGTCGAGGCCCGCGGCACCGGAACGCCGACCACTCTCACCGCTGGACGGGCACCAGCTTCCCCAGGGTCTCGTTGA
- a CDS encoding TetR/AcrR family transcriptional regulator has protein sequence MARTVDPVRHEERRRSILDAATRLLRERGVQGLTIHDVLGEAGISKGALYHYFSGKDELLAALIARRLDAWSDAVTDTIAAVASPSERLVVLVRTLTSAKSQDLALLVSALPTLHSDDGAALQARLRIAGRERFVPLLTQVITDGAQTGVFAAPSPASAARVVMSLLQEMAEAVARGLREIRDGRGDADVLHADALAYAAAVPAVLDAPATGEDFLRPGDLDAWIRAAHQLGTISSKEQG, from the coding sequence GTGGCCCGCACCGTCGACCCCGTCCGCCACGAGGAGCGTCGACGCTCGATCCTCGACGCCGCCACCCGCCTGCTGCGCGAGCGCGGCGTCCAGGGGCTGACCATCCACGACGTGCTCGGCGAGGCCGGCATCTCCAAAGGAGCGCTCTACCACTACTTCTCCGGGAAGGACGAGCTGCTGGCGGCGCTGATCGCGCGACGGCTCGACGCCTGGAGCGATGCGGTCACCGACACCATCGCCGCCGTGGCGAGCCCCTCGGAACGACTGGTCGTGCTGGTCCGCACGCTGACCTCCGCGAAGTCGCAGGACCTCGCCCTGCTGGTCTCCGCACTGCCGACCCTGCACTCCGACGACGGGGCGGCTCTGCAGGCTCGGCTGCGGATCGCAGGACGGGAGCGCTTCGTCCCGCTGCTGACCCAGGTGATCACCGACGGGGCGCAGACCGGTGTGTTCGCGGCCCCGTCCCCGGCGAGCGCGGCCCGGGTGGTCATGTCCCTGCTGCAGGAGATGGCGGAGGCCGTCGCCCGTGGTCTGCGGGAGATCCGCGACGGCCGCGGCGACGCCGACGTGCTGCACGCCGATGCGCTCGCCTATGCGGCGGCCGTTCCCGCCGTCCTCGACGCTCCTGCCACGGGTGAGGACTTCCTGCGCCCGGGAGACCTCGATGCCTGGATCCGGGCCGCGCATCAGCTGGGCACCATCTCGTCGAAGGAGCAGGGATGA
- a CDS encoding S10 family peptidase: MNAEPTTPSPDTAKNAPGPDAGTDAEKREDHLVTTLHSLALPDGALDYTATTGTVVLKEEPEGEEYGRGTAYAELFSVSYVAQGHAAHGTGEQERPVVFAFNGGPGASTVWLHLGLLGPRRVDSGDAGAPAAPPHRLLDNHETILRQADLVVVDAMTTGYSRPVPGAKSDRHHGLAADRDLMASFVIDWLTRNQRWTSPLFLAGESYGTTRASAVAARLMDRYYVAVAGIALISPVLDFGTIRFAEGNDRPYVHYLPTYAAIAHAHGKHEGRLLQDVVDEAEAFAEQEYPALLAAGARLAPEQKQEAAARIGALIGVDPDWVQRANLRVEHQAFLAELLREQGLLTGRIDGRFTAPAGDGNTATMETDPSIDQLAPSYTATINQYLRRELDFTSDVVYEIMSGRVHPWSYQDFENRSVEVASDLARLLRKSPHTRVLVSHGYHDAATPFHASEHVLAQLAIPREDYTERIRIEYYEAGHMMYCHEPSRRALSQHLAEFVTGEESSAADADQE; this comes from the coding sequence GTGAACGCCGAGCCCACCACCCCTTCCCCCGACACCGCGAAGAACGCCCCCGGCCCCGACGCCGGCACCGACGCCGAGAAGCGCGAGGACCATCTGGTCACCACGCTGCACTCCCTGGCGCTGCCCGACGGCGCACTGGACTACACGGCGACCACCGGCACCGTGGTGCTGAAGGAGGAGCCCGAGGGCGAGGAGTACGGGCGCGGCACCGCCTACGCCGAGCTGTTCTCCGTCTCCTACGTCGCTCAGGGCCACGCCGCCCACGGCACGGGCGAGCAGGAGCGCCCGGTGGTCTTCGCCTTCAACGGCGGCCCGGGCGCCTCGACGGTGTGGCTGCACCTGGGACTGCTCGGCCCGCGTCGGGTGGACTCGGGCGATGCCGGAGCTCCCGCGGCGCCACCGCACCGCCTGCTCGACAACCACGAGACGATCCTGCGCCAGGCGGACCTGGTGGTGGTCGATGCGATGACCACCGGCTATTCACGTCCCGTGCCGGGAGCGAAGAGCGACCGCCACCACGGGCTGGCCGCGGATCGTGATCTGATGGCATCGTTCGTGATCGACTGGCTGACCCGGAACCAGCGCTGGACCTCGCCGCTGTTCCTGGCGGGAGAGTCCTACGGCACCACCCGCGCTTCCGCGGTCGCCGCACGCCTCATGGACCGCTATTACGTCGCGGTCGCGGGGATCGCCCTGATCTCGCCGGTGCTGGACTTCGGCACCATCCGCTTCGCCGAGGGCAACGACCGCCCCTACGTCCACTACCTGCCCACCTATGCGGCGATCGCGCATGCGCACGGCAAGCACGAGGGCCGTCTGCTGCAGGACGTGGTCGACGAGGCGGAGGCCTTCGCGGAGCAGGAGTACCCGGCGCTGCTGGCGGCCGGAGCACGCTTGGCGCCCGAGCAGAAGCAAGAGGCCGCCGCGCGGATCGGCGCCCTGATCGGCGTGGATCCCGACTGGGTCCAGCGGGCGAACCTGCGCGTCGAGCATCAGGCGTTCCTCGCCGAGCTCCTGCGTGAGCAGGGCCTGCTGACCGGGCGCATCGACGGGCGATTCACCGCTCCTGCAGGCGATGGCAACACCGCCACGATGGAGACGGATCCGTCGATCGACCAGCTCGCCCCGTCGTACACCGCGACCATCAACCAGTACCTGCGCCGCGAGCTCGACTTCACCAGCGACGTGGTCTACGAGATCATGTCGGGCCGTGTGCACCCGTGGAGCTACCAGGACTTCGAGAACCGCTCCGTCGAGGTCGCCTCGGACCTGGCGCGGCTGCTGCGCAAGTCCCCGCACACGAGGGTGCTGGTCTCCCACGGTTACCACGATGCCGCGACCCCGTTCCACGCCAGTGAGCACGTGCTGGCGCAGTTGGCGATCCCGCGGGAGGACTACACCGAGCGGATCCGCATCGAGTACTACGAGGCAGGGCACATGATGTATTGCCACGAGCCGAGCCGCCGGGCCCTGTCGCAGCACCTGGCCGAGTTCGTGACCGGTGAGGAGTCGTCCGCAGCAGACGCCGACCAGGAGTGA
- a CDS encoding sodium:solute symporter family protein codes for MVDIRLDAQWIDYAIIALYFVFVLGVGWYAKRGVSNSIEFFLSGRSLPAWVTGLAFISANLGAVEIMGMSATGAEFGMPTMHYFWVGAIPAMLFLGVVMMPFYYGSKVRSVPEFMRMRFGTGAHLVNAISFAIAQLLIAGVNLYLLAMIVHRLLGWPQWVGLIVAAAFVLFYITVGGLSAAIYNEVLQFFVIVAALLPLTLVGLHRVGGWSGMKERVAGDGMLGAEQLHSWPGQALSGFDSPVLSVVGIVFGLGFVLSFGYWTTNFVEVQRAMASKSITAARMTPIIGAFPKMFIPFIVIIPGMIAAVLVGQLTEFKQLDHAGNSAEAAATGVTYNDALLLLMREVLPNGLLGVAIAGLLAAFMAGMAANISAFNTVVSYDLYQQYVKKDEPDGHYITVGRIATAAACVIAIFTALIAGQFSNLMDYLQTLFGFFNAPLFATFILGMFWKRMTATAGWTGLVAGTLSAVALWSSSTFFEVFTLPGQGLAFMSAATAFVVDIVVSVVVTQFTAPKPVLELKGLVYSETPKADLVDPEEKGMPFWRRPVPMAGIALGFVIILNVLFA; via the coding sequence ATGGTCGACATCCGCCTGGATGCTCAGTGGATCGACTACGCGATCATCGCGTTGTACTTCGTGTTCGTGCTCGGCGTCGGCTGGTACGCCAAACGCGGGGTCTCCAACTCCATCGAGTTCTTCCTCTCCGGCCGCTCCCTGCCCGCCTGGGTCACCGGCCTCGCCTTCATCTCCGCCAACCTCGGTGCCGTCGAGATCATGGGCATGTCCGCCACCGGCGCGGAGTTCGGCATGCCGACGATGCACTACTTCTGGGTCGGAGCGATCCCCGCGATGCTGTTCCTCGGCGTCGTGATGATGCCGTTCTACTACGGCTCCAAGGTGAGATCCGTCCCGGAGTTCATGCGCATGCGCTTCGGCACCGGTGCGCACCTGGTCAACGCGATCAGCTTCGCGATCGCCCAGCTGCTGATCGCCGGCGTGAACCTGTACCTGCTGGCCATGATCGTCCACCGCCTGCTGGGCTGGCCCCAGTGGGTCGGCCTCATCGTCGCCGCCGCGTTCGTGCTGTTCTACATCACCGTCGGCGGCCTCTCCGCCGCGATCTACAACGAAGTGCTGCAGTTCTTCGTGATCGTCGCGGCCCTGCTGCCGCTGACCCTCGTCGGCCTGCACCGCGTGGGCGGCTGGAGCGGCATGAAGGAGCGCGTCGCCGGGGACGGGATGCTCGGGGCCGAGCAGCTGCACAGCTGGCCCGGTCAGGCACTGTCCGGCTTCGACAGCCCTGTGCTGTCCGTCGTCGGCATCGTGTTCGGCCTCGGCTTCGTCCTCTCCTTCGGGTACTGGACGACGAACTTCGTCGAGGTCCAGCGCGCGATGGCCAGCAAGTCGATCACCGCCGCTCGGATGACGCCGATCATCGGCGCCTTCCCGAAGATGTTCATCCCCTTCATCGTGATCATCCCCGGCATGATCGCCGCGGTGCTGGTGGGCCAGCTGACGGAGTTCAAGCAGCTCGACCATGCCGGCAATTCCGCCGAGGCCGCCGCCACCGGCGTCACCTACAACGACGCCCTGCTGCTGCTGATGCGCGAGGTGCTGCCCAACGGCCTGCTGGGCGTCGCGATCGCCGGCCTGCTGGCGGCGTTCATGGCCGGCATGGCCGCGAACATCTCCGCCTTCAACACCGTGGTCAGCTACGACCTGTACCAGCAGTACGTGAAGAAGGACGAGCCCGACGGCCACTACATCACGGTGGGGCGCATCGCGACGGCCGCGGCCTGCGTGATCGCGATCTTCACCGCGCTCATCGCCGGGCAGTTCTCCAACCTGATGGACTACCTCCAGACGCTGTTCGGCTTCTTCAACGCACCGCTGTTCGCGACGTTCATCCTGGGCATGTTCTGGAAGCGGATGACCGCGACCGCGGGCTGGACCGGCCTGGTGGCGGGCACCCTCTCGGCCGTCGCTCTGTGGTCCTCCTCGACGTTCTTCGAGGTGTTCACGCTGCCGGGCCAGGGACTCGCCTTCATGAGCGCGGCGACCGCGTTCGTCGTCGACATCGTGGTCTCCGTAGTGGTCACACAGTTCACGGCACCGAAGCCCGTCCTCGAGCTGAAGGGCCTGGTCTACTCCGAGACCCCGAAGGCCGACCTGGTCGATCCGGAGGAGAAGGGCATGCCGTTCTGGCGTCGCCCCGTCCCCATGGCAGGCATTGCCCTGGGCTTCGTCATCATCCTCAACGTCCTGTTCGCCTAA
- a CDS encoding ABC transporter substrate-binding protein, with amino-acid sequence MKPRLTRRTALAGSGAAMVAGLAACAPPSPGTVNNEPTIPASDGPVTLSYWAWLKDLQKVADIFNEKQDRIKVETTWIPGGNSGGYAKILSAVSAGGGPDIAQIELRQVPEFALAGALTELTRYGFADQADAFDPGALSQVKVGDTYWAVPQDSGPVATFYNREVLEEEMGLEPPATWEEFRELAGIVSEAGKNLITLDPSDGSYLISWMMQSGALWFRPEGDAWIVDMTGDASMRVAEFWDEILAAKIIGTGYGAFSTPWMAAAGEGNVLATIGGSWSDALIQSVPNGEGKWAVSPMPTWPDGYASGAHGGSSGAVLSTSEHPVEALEFLTWMCTDPEGIDAMIKYSGIGWSPAKDYIGKTRQEPSEFFSGQNYNEEVILPMAEGQNLDWTWAPMMQRVSAIVGDGMTTAVSGEVPLVDMLPQTQTEIVKIMRDMGLNAEEAR; translated from the coding sequence ATGAAGCCACGTCTGACCCGGCGCACTGCGCTGGCGGGGTCCGGGGCGGCGATGGTGGCCGGCCTGGCCGCCTGCGCACCGCCGAGCCCCGGCACCGTCAATAACGAACCGACCATCCCGGCCAGCGACGGTCCGGTGACCCTGAGCTACTGGGCCTGGCTGAAGGATCTGCAGAAGGTCGCCGACATCTTCAATGAGAAGCAGGACCGGATCAAGGTGGAGACCACCTGGATCCCGGGCGGCAACTCCGGCGGCTACGCCAAGATCCTGTCCGCGGTCTCCGCGGGCGGCGGCCCGGACATCGCCCAGATCGAGCTGCGTCAGGTCCCGGAGTTCGCCCTCGCGGGCGCGCTGACGGAGCTGACCCGCTATGGCTTCGCCGACCAGGCCGACGCCTTCGACCCCGGTGCCCTCAGCCAGGTCAAGGTCGGCGACACCTACTGGGCCGTTCCGCAGGACTCCGGGCCCGTGGCCACGTTCTACAACCGTGAGGTGCTGGAGGAGGAGATGGGGCTCGAGCCCCCGGCCACCTGGGAGGAGTTCCGCGAGCTCGCGGGAATCGTCTCCGAGGCCGGCAAGAACCTGATCACCCTCGATCCGTCGGACGGCTCCTACCTCATCTCCTGGATGATGCAGTCCGGCGCCCTGTGGTTCCGGCCCGAAGGTGATGCCTGGATCGTGGACATGACCGGCGACGCCTCGATGCGGGTCGCGGAGTTCTGGGACGAGATCCTGGCCGCGAAGATCATCGGCACCGGCTATGGCGCGTTCTCCACCCCGTGGATGGCTGCCGCCGGCGAGGGCAACGTGCTCGCCACCATCGGCGGCTCGTGGTCCGACGCGCTCATCCAGTCGGTGCCCAACGGGGAGGGCAAGTGGGCCGTGTCCCCCATGCCGACCTGGCCCGACGGGTACGCCTCCGGGGCGCACGGCGGCTCCTCGGGGGCCGTGCTGTCGACCAGCGAGCATCCCGTCGAGGCGCTGGAGTTCCTCACCTGGATGTGCACCGACCCCGAGGGGATCGACGCGATGATCAAGTACTCCGGCATCGGCTGGTCGCCGGCCAAGGACTACATCGGCAAGACCCGCCAGGAGCCGTCGGAGTTCTTCTCGGGCCAGAACTACAACGAGGAGGTCATCCTGCCCATGGCGGAGGGCCAGAACCTCGACTGGACCTGGGCGCCCATGATGCAGCGCGTCTCTGCCATCGTCGGTGACGGCATGACGACGGCCGTCAGCGGGGAGGTCCCGCTGGTGGACATGCTCCCGCAGACCCAGACGGAGATCGTGAAGATCATGCGGGACATGGGACTGAACGCGGAGGAGGCACGATGA